In one Pseudomonas sp. 31-12 genomic region, the following are encoded:
- the tuf gene encoding elongation factor Tu — MAKEKFDRTLPHVNVGTIGHVDHGKTTLTAALTRVCSEVFGSAVVAFDKIDSAPEEKARGITINTAHVEYNSLIRHYAHVDCPGHADYVKNMITGAAQMDGAILVCSAADGPMPQTREHILLSRQVGVPYIVVFLNKADMVDDAELLELVEMEVRDLLSTYDFPGDDTPIIIGSALMALNGQDDNEMGTTAVRKLVETLDSYIPDPVRVIDKPFLMPIEDVFSISGRGTVVTGRIERGIVKVQDPLEIVGLRDTTVTTCTGVEMFRKLLDEGRAGENCGVLLRGTKRDDVERGQVLVKPGSVKPHTKFEAEVYVLSKEEGGRHTPFFKGYRPQFYFRTTDVTGNCELPEGVEMVMPGDNIKMVVTLIKTIAMEDGLRFAIREGGRTVGAGVVAKIIE; from the coding sequence GTGGCTAAAGAAAAATTTGACCGTACCCTCCCGCACGTCAACGTTGGCACCATCGGTCACGTCGACCATGGTAAAACCACGCTGACCGCTGCTCTGACTCGCGTCTGCTCCGAAGTTTTCGGTTCGGCCGTTGTTGCTTTCGACAAGATCGACAGCGCTCCGGAAGAAAAGGCTCGTGGTATCACCATCAACACCGCGCACGTTGAATACAACTCGCTGATCCGTCACTACGCTCACGTTGACTGCCCAGGTCACGCTGACTATGTGAAGAACATGATCACCGGTGCTGCTCAGATGGACGGCGCTATCCTGGTTTGCTCGGCCGCTGATGGTCCGATGCCACAAACCCGTGAACACATCCTGCTGTCCCGTCAGGTTGGCGTTCCGTACATCGTTGTCTTCCTGAACAAGGCTGACATGGTTGACGACGCTGAGCTGCTGGAACTGGTTGAGATGGAAGTGCGCGATCTGCTGAGCACTTACGACTTCCCAGGTGACGACACTCCGATCATCATCGGTTCGGCTCTGATGGCTCTGAACGGCCAAGACGACAACGAAATGGGCACCACTGCCGTTCGTAAACTGGTTGAGACTCTGGACAGCTACATTCCAGATCCAGTTCGTGTTATCGACAAGCCGTTCCTGATGCCAATCGAAGACGTATTCTCGATCTCCGGTCGCGGTACTGTTGTAACTGGCCGTATCGAGCGCGGTATCGTCAAGGTTCAGGATCCACTGGAAATCGTTGGTCTGCGTGACACTACCGTCACCACCTGCACCGGTGTTGAAATGTTCCGTAAGCTGCTCGACGAAGGTCGTGCTGGCGAGAACTGCGGCGTTCTGCTGCGTGGTACCAAGCGTGACGACGTTGAGCGTGGTCAGGTTCTGGTTAAGCCAGGCTCGGTTAAGCCGCACACCAAGTTCGAAGCTGAAGTCTACGTTCTGAGCAAAGAAGAAGGCGGTCGTCACACTCCGTTCTTCAAAGGCTACCGTCCACAGTTCTACTTCCGTACAACTGACGTGACTGGTAACTGCGAACTGCCGGAAGGCGTTGAAATGGTAATGCCAGGCGACAACATCAAAATGGTTGTCACCCTGATCAAGACCATCGCAATGGAAGACGGTCTGCGTTTCGCTATCCGTGAAGGCGGTCGTACCGTCGGCGCTGGCGTCGTAGCCAAAATCATCGAGTAA
- the fusA gene encoding elongation factor G: protein MARTTPINRYRNIGIVAHVDAGKTTTTERVLFYTGKSHKMGEVHDGAATTDWMVQEQERGITITSAAITAFWQGSEKQHKDQYRFNVIDTPGHVDFTIEVERSLRVLDGAVVVFCGTSGVEPQSETVWRQANKYGVPRLVYVNKMDRAGANFLRVISQIKQRLGHTPVPIQLAIGSEDNFQGQIDLMSMEAVYWNDADKGMVPVRKPIPAELQELADEWRGNMVEAAAEASEELMNKYLEGEELTNAEIKAALRQRTIAGEIVLAVCGSSFKNKGVPLVLDAVIDYLPAPVDIPAIKGTDPDDETIDLERHADDNEPFSALAFKIATDPFVGTLTFVRVYSGVLASGDGVINSVKGKKERVGRMVQMHANAREEIKEVRAGDIAALIGMKDVTTGETLCNADKPIILVRMDFPEPVISVAVEPKTKDDQEKMGIALGKLAQEDPSFRVKTDEETGQTIISGMGELHLDILVDRMRREFNVEANIGKPQVSYRERITKSCEIEGKFVRQSGGRGQFGHCWIRFAPADEGQEGLQFLNEVVGGVVPKEYIPAIQKGIEEQMKNGVVAGYPLIGLKATVFDGSYHDVDSNEMAFKVAASMATKQLAQKGGGELLEPIMAVEVVTPEDYMGDVMGDLNRRRGMILGMEDTVSGKVIRAEVPLGEMFGYATDVRSMSQGRASYSMEFKKYNTAPSHIVETVTKKQG from the coding sequence ATGGCTCGTACTACACCGATTAATCGCTACCGTAACATTGGTATCGTTGCTCACGTGGATGCTGGTAAAACCACCACCACCGAGCGCGTCCTTTTTTACACTGGCAAAAGTCACAAAATGGGCGAGGTGCATGACGGCGCCGCGACCACAGACTGGATGGTGCAGGAGCAGGAGCGTGGTATTACCATTACTTCTGCTGCTATTACCGCCTTCTGGCAGGGTTCCGAGAAGCAGCACAAGGACCAATACCGCTTCAACGTCATCGACACCCCGGGTCACGTGGACTTCACTATTGAAGTTGAGCGTTCCCTGCGTGTTCTCGACGGCGCGGTCGTTGTGTTCTGCGGCACCTCGGGTGTTGAGCCTCAGTCGGAAACCGTATGGCGTCAAGCCAACAAGTACGGCGTTCCACGTCTTGTTTACGTAAACAAGATGGACCGTGCTGGTGCGAACTTCCTGCGCGTGATCAGTCAGATCAAGCAGCGTCTGGGTCACACCCCGGTTCCAATCCAGTTGGCTATCGGTTCCGAAGACAACTTCCAGGGTCAGATCGACCTGATGTCCATGGAAGCTGTTTACTGGAATGACGCTGACAAGGGTATGGTTCCAGTTCGCAAGCCTATCCCTGCTGAACTGCAGGAACTGGCTGACGAATGGCGCGGCAACATGGTTGAGGCTGCGGCTGAAGCCAGCGAAGAGCTGATGAACAAGTACCTCGAAGGTGAAGAACTCACCAACGCGGAAATCAAGGCCGCTCTGCGTCAGCGTACTATCGCTGGTGAGATCGTTCTGGCTGTTTGTGGTTCTTCCTTCAAGAACAAGGGTGTTCCCCTGGTTCTCGACGCCGTTATCGATTACCTGCCTGCGCCTGTTGATATTCCTGCCATCAAGGGTACTGACCCGGATGACGAGACTATCGATCTGGAGCGTCATGCAGACGACAACGAGCCGTTCTCCGCTCTGGCATTCAAAATTGCCACTGACCCATTCGTGGGTACCTTGACCTTTGTTCGAGTTTACTCGGGCGTGTTGGCATCCGGCGACGGCGTGATCAACTCGGTTAAGGGCAAGAAAGAGCGCGTGGGTCGTATGGTGCAAATGCACGCAAACGCCCGTGAAGAAATCAAGGAAGTGCGCGCTGGTGACATCGCGGCCTTGATCGGCATGAAGGACGTCACCACTGGTGAGACTTTGTGCAACGCTGACAAGCCAATCATCCTGGTTCGCATGGACTTCCCGGAGCCGGTTATTTCGGTTGCCGTAGAGCCTAAGACCAAGGACGACCAGGAAAAAATGGGTATCGCTCTGGGCAAGCTTGCTCAGGAAGATCCATCTTTCCGCGTCAAGACTGATGAAGAGACTGGTCAAACGATCATCTCCGGCATGGGCGAGTTGCACCTGGACATCCTGGTTGACCGGATGCGCCGTGAGTTCAACGTCGAAGCCAACATCGGTAAGCCTCAAGTTTCGTACCGTGAGCGCATCACGAAGAGCTGCGAAATTGAAGGCAAGTTCGTTCGTCAGTCCGGCGGTCGTGGCCAGTTCGGTCATTGCTGGATTCGTTTTGCTCCTGCTGACGAAGGTCAGGAAGGTCTGCAATTCCTGAACGAAGTAGTGGGTGGTGTGGTTCCTAAGGAATACATCCCGGCTATCCAGAAGGGTATCGAAGAGCAGATGAAGAACGGCGTTGTTGCCGGCTATCCGCTGATCGGCCTGAAGGCTACCGTGTTTGATGGTTCTTACCACGACGTCGACTCCAACGAGATGGCGTTTAAGGTGGCTGCTTCCATGGCGACCAAGCAACTGGCCCAGAAGGGCGGTGGTGAGTTGCTTGAGCCGATCATGGCGGTAGAGGTTGTTACACCTGAAGACTATATGGGTGACGTGATGGGCGACCTTAACCGTCGTCGCGGCATGATCCTGGGTATGGAAGACACGGTCTCCGGCAAAGTAATTCGTGCTGAAGTTCCGTTGGGTGAGATGTTCGGTTATGCAACTGACGTCCGTTCCATGTCCCAAGGTCGCGCAAGCTACTCTATGGAATTCAAAAAATACAATACGGCTCCGTCGCACATCGTCGAAACCGTTACCAAAAAACAAGGCTGA
- the rpsG gene encoding 30S ribosomal protein S7 — protein MPRRRVAAKREVLDDPKYGSQILAKFMNHVMESGKKAVAERIVYGALEKVKERKNSDPLEIFEKALDAIAPLVEVKSRRVGGATYQVPVEVRPSRRNALAMRWLVDFARKRGEKSMALRLAGELLDAAEGKGAAVKKREDVHRMAEANKAFSHYRF, from the coding sequence ATGCCAAGAAGACGCGTAGCAGCCAAGCGCGAAGTGCTTGACGATCCAAAATACGGCAGCCAGATTCTGGCCAAGTTCATGAACCACGTGATGGAAAGCGGCAAGAAAGCCGTTGCCGAGCGTATCGTTTATGGCGCGCTGGAAAAGGTTAAAGAACGCAAGAACAGCGACCCCCTGGAAATCTTCGAGAAAGCTCTCGACGCCATCGCTCCGCTGGTCGAAGTGAAGTCGCGCCGTGTAGGCGGTGCTACTTACCAGGTTCCGGTCGAAGTTCGTCCGTCCCGTCGTAACGCTCTGGCAATGCGCTGGTTGGTAGACTTCGCCCGTAAGCGCGGCGAGAAGTCTATGGCTCTGCGTTTGGCTGGCGAACTGTTGGACGCTGCTGAAGGCAAAGGTGCTGCAGTTAAGAAGCGTGAAGACGTGCACCGTATGGCTGAAGCCAACAAGGCTTTCTCGCACTACCGCTTCTAA
- the rpsL gene encoding 30S ribosomal protein S12, with protein sequence MATINQLVRQPRKRIVEKSDVPALQNCPQRRGVCTRVYTTTPKKPNSALRKVCRVRLTNGFEVSSYIGGEGHNLQEHSVVLIRGGRVKDLPGVRYHTVRGSLDTSGVKGRNQGRSKYGTKKPK encoded by the coding sequence ATGGCAACTATCAACCAGCTGGTACGTCAGCCGCGTAAGCGTATCGTCGAGAAATCCGACGTGCCTGCGCTGCAGAACTGCCCGCAACGTCGTGGCGTATGCACCCGTGTGTATACCACCACGCCGAAAAAACCTAACTCGGCACTGCGTAAAGTATGCCGTGTGCGTCTGACCAACGGTTTCGAGGTTTCCTCGTACATCGGCGGTGAAGGCCACAACCTGCAAGAGCACAGCGTCGTACTGATCCGTGGCGGCCGTGTAAAAGACTTGCCAGGTGTTCGTTACCACACCGTTCGCGGCTCTTTGGATACTTCCGGCGTTAAAGGTCGTAACCAGGGTCGTTCGAAGTACGGTACCAAGAAGCCTAAGTAG
- the rpoC gene encoding DNA-directed RNA polymerase subunit beta', whose protein sequence is MKDLLNLLKNQGQVEEFDAIRIGLASPEMIRSWSFGEVKKPETINYRTFKPERDGLFCAKIFGPVKDYECLCGKYKRLKHRGVICEKCGVEVALAKVRRERMAHIELASPVAHIWFLKSLPSRIGLLMDMTLRDIERVLYFESYVVIDPGMTTLEKGQLLNDEQYFEALEEFGDDFDARMGAEAVRELLHAIDLEHEIGRLREEIPQTNSETKIKKLSKRLKLMEAFQGSGNLPEWMVLTVLPVLPPDLRPLVPLDGGRFATSDLNDLYRRVINRNNRLKRLLDLSAPDIIVRNEKRMLQEAVDALLDNGRRGRAITGSNKRPLKSLADMIKGKQGRFRQNLLGKRVDYSGRSVITVGPTLRLHQCGLPKKMALELFKPFIFGKLEMRGLATTIKAAKKMVERELPEVWDVLAEVIREHPVLLNRAPTLHRLGIQAFEPVLIEGKAIQLHPLVCAAYNADFDGDQMAVHVPLTLEAQLEARALMMSTNNILSPANGEPIIVPSQDVVLGLYYMTREAINAKGEGRVFADLQEVDRVFRAGEAALHAKVKVRINETVNDRDGGSVKNTRIVDTTVGRALLFQVVPPGLSYDVVNQPMKKKAISKLINQCYRVVGLKETVIFADQLMYTGFAYSTISGVSIGVNDFVIPDEKARIIGAATDEVKEIESQYASGLVTQGEKYNKVIDLWSKANDEVSKAMMANLSKEKVIDRHGVEVDQESFNSMYMMADSGARGSAAQIRQLAGMRGLMAKPDGSIIETPITANFREGLSVLQYFISTHGARKGLADTALKTANSGYLTRRLVDVAQDLVVTEIDCGTEHGLVMTPHIEGGDVVEPLGERVLGRVIARDVFKPGTEEIIVPAGTLVDEKWVEFIELNSIDEVIVRSPISCETRYGICAKCYGRDLARGHQVNIGEAVGVIAAQSIGEPGTQLTMRTFHIGGAASRTSAADSVQVKNGGTVRLHNLKHVERVDGCLVAVSRSGELAIADDFGRERERYKLPYGAVISVKEGDKVDAGAIVAKWDPHTHPIVTEMKGTVTYVGMEEGITIKRQTDELTGMTNIEVLDAKDRPAAGKDIRPAVKMVDDNGKDLLLPGTDVIAQYFLPANALVGVADGAKIAIGDVIARIPQETSKTRDITGGLPRVADLFEARRPKEASILAEVSGTIAFGKETKGKRRLVITPNDGSDPYEELIPKWRHLNVFEGEQVNRGEVISDGPSDPHDILRLLGVSALAKYIVNEIQDVYRLQGVKINDKHIETILRQMLRKVEIAESGDSSFIKGDQMELTHVLVENERLAGDEKFVSKFTRVLLGITKASLSTESFISAASFQETTRVLTEAAVTGKRDYLRGLKENVVVGRLIPAGTGLAYHSERKRRRDADKPLRVSASEVEAALTEALNSSGN, encoded by the coding sequence TTGAAAGACCTACTGAATTTGCTGAAAAACCAGGGTCAAGTCGAAGAGTTCGACGCCATCCGTATTGGATTGGCATCGCCTGAGATGATCCGTTCGTGGTCGTTCGGTGAAGTTAAAAAGCCGGAAACCATCAACTACCGTACGTTCAAACCTGAGCGTGACGGCCTGTTCTGCGCCAAGATCTTTGGCCCGGTAAAGGATTACGAGTGCCTGTGCGGTAAGTACAAGCGCTTGAAGCACCGTGGTGTGATCTGCGAGAAGTGCGGTGTTGAAGTCGCGCTGGCCAAAGTTCGTCGTGAGCGCATGGCGCACATCGAGCTGGCCTCGCCAGTTGCCCACATCTGGTTCCTGAAATCGCTGCCGTCGCGTATCGGCTTGCTGATGGACATGACCCTGCGTGATATCGAACGCGTTCTCTACTTCGAGAGCTATGTCGTTATCGATCCAGGCATGACCACCCTTGAAAAAGGTCAGCTGCTGAACGACGAGCAGTACTTCGAAGCGCTGGAAGAGTTCGGCGACGATTTCGATGCCCGTATGGGTGCCGAAGCTGTCCGTGAACTGCTGCACGCTATCGACCTAGAGCACGAGATTGGCCGTCTGCGCGAAGAAATTCCGCAAACCAACTCCGAAACCAAAATCAAGAAGCTGTCCAAGCGTCTGAAGTTGATGGAAGCCTTTCAGGGTTCCGGCAACCTTCCAGAATGGATGGTGCTGACCGTTCTGCCGGTTCTGCCGCCAGATCTGCGTCCACTGGTCCCGCTGGATGGCGGTCGCTTCGCGACTTCCGACCTCAACGATCTGTATCGTCGAGTGATCAACCGTAACAACCGCTTGAAGCGTCTGCTCGATCTGTCCGCTCCGGACATCATCGTGCGCAACGAAAAGCGTATGTTGCAGGAAGCCGTCGACGCACTGCTCGACAACGGTCGTCGTGGCCGCGCTATCACCGGTTCCAACAAGCGTCCTCTGAAATCCCTGGCTGACATGATCAAGGGTAAGCAGGGTCGTTTCCGTCAGAACTTGCTCGGTAAGCGTGTTGACTACTCCGGTCGTTCGGTAATTACCGTAGGTCCGACCCTGCGTCTGCACCAGTGCGGTCTGCCGAAGAAAATGGCTCTCGAACTGTTCAAACCGTTCATTTTCGGCAAGCTGGAAATGCGTGGTCTCGCTACCACCATCAAAGCTGCCAAGAAGATGGTCGAGCGCGAACTGCCAGAGGTTTGGGACGTTCTCGCTGAAGTAATTCGCGAACACCCGGTTCTCCTCAACCGTGCACCGACCCTTCACCGTCTGGGTATCCAGGCGTTTGAACCGGTACTGATCGAAGGTAAGGCTATCCAGCTGCACCCTCTGGTCTGTGCCGCGTACAACGCCGACTTCGACGGCGACCAAATGGCCGTGCACGTACCGCTGACACTGGAAGCTCAGTTGGAAGCGCGTGCGTTGATGATGTCGACCAACAACATTCTGTCGCCAGCCAACGGTGAGCCAATCATCGTTCCGTCGCAGGACGTTGTATTGGGTCTGTACTACATGACTCGTGAAGCGATCAACGCCAAAGGCGAAGGTCGTGTGTTCGCGGATCTGCAGGAAGTTGACCGTGTGTTCCGTGCCGGCGAAGCCGCACTGCACGCCAAGGTTAAAGTGCGGATCAACGAAACCGTTAACGATCGTGACGGTGGCAGCGTCAAGAACACCCGTATCGTCGACACCACTGTCGGCCGTGCGCTGTTGTTCCAGGTTGTTCCACCTGGCCTGTCGTACGACGTCGTCAACCAGCCGATGAAGAAAAAGGCGATCTCCAAGCTGATCAACCAGTGCTACCGCGTGGTTGGTTTGAAAGAGACCGTGATCTTCGCTGACCAGTTGATGTACACCGGTTTTGCCTATTCGACCATTTCCGGCGTTTCCATCGGTGTTAACGACTTCGTTATCCCGGATGAAAAAGCCCGCATCATCGGTGCTGCTACCGACGAAGTGAAAGAGATCGAAAGTCAGTACGCCTCCGGCCTGGTAACCCAGGGCGAGAAGTACAACAAAGTGATCGACCTTTGGTCCAAGGCGAACGACGAAGTTTCCAAGGCGATGATGGCCAACCTCTCGAAAGAGAAAGTCATCGACCGTCATGGCGTCGAAGTCGACCAGGAATCGTTCAACTCGATGTACATGATGGCCGACTCGGGCGCACGGGGTTCTGCTGCGCAGATCCGTCAGCTCGCCGGTATGCGTGGCCTGATGGCCAAGCCGGACGGTTCCATCATTGAAACGCCGATTACTGCGAACTTCCGTGAAGGTTTGAGCGTACTTCAGTACTTCATCTCCACTCACGGTGCTCGTAAAGGTTTGGCGGATACCGCGTTGAAAACTGCGAACTCCGGTTACCTGACTCGTCGTCTGGTAGACGTGGCGCAGGATCTGGTTGTGACCGAGATCGATTGCGGCACCGAACATGGCCTGGTAATGACTCCGCACATTGAAGGCGGTGACGTTGTTGAGCCGTTGGGTGAGCGCGTATTGGGTCGTGTCATTGCCCGTGACGTGTTCAAGCCAGGTACCGAAGAAATCATCGTTCCTGCCGGTACGCTGGTAGACGAGAAGTGGGTCGAGTTCATCGAGCTGAACAGCATCGACGAAGTAATCGTGCGTTCGCCGATCAGCTGCGAAACCCGCTACGGCATTTGCGCCAAGTGCTACGGCCGTGACCTGGCTCGTGGTCACCAGGTGAACATCGGTGAAGCGGTCGGCGTTATCGCTGCCCAGTCCATCGGTGAGCCGGGTACCCAGCTGACCATGCGTACGTTCCACATCGGTGGTGCGGCAAGCCGGACCTCCGCAGCCGACAGTGTTCAGGTGAAGAATGGCGGTACTGTCCGTCTGCACAACCTGAAGCACGTTGAGCGAGTGGATGGCTGCCTGGTTGCTGTGTCCCGTTCCGGTGAGCTGGCAATCGCTGATGACTTCGGTCGTGAGCGCGAGCGTTACAAGCTGCCGTACGGTGCTGTGATTTCGGTTAAAGAAGGTGACAAGGTCGACGCTGGCGCAATCGTGGCCAAGTGGGATCCGCACACTCACCCAATCGTTACCGAAATGAAAGGTACCGTGACCTACGTGGGCATGGAAGAAGGCATCACGATCAAGCGTCAGACTGACGAATTGACCGGTATGACCAACATTGAAGTACTCGATGCCAAAGACCGACCAGCTGCCGGTAAAGATATCCGCCCTGCTGTGAAGATGGTTGATGACAACGGCAAGGATCTGTTGCTGCCAGGCACTGACGTTATCGCTCAGTACTTCCTGCCAGCCAACGCCTTGGTCGGTGTTGCGGATGGTGCGAAAATTGCGATCGGTGATGTTATCGCTCGTATTCCGCAAGAGACTTCGAAGACCCGTGACATCACCGGTGGTCTGCCGCGTGTTGCCGACTTGTTCGAAGCCCGTCGTCCGAAAGAAGCCTCGATTCTGGCTGAAGTCAGCGGCACCATCGCGTTCGGTAAAGAGACCAAAGGCAAGCGCCGTCTGGTTATCACCCCGAACGACGGTAGCGATCCGTACGAAGAGCTGATTCCGAAGTGGCGTCACCTGAACGTCTTCGAAGGCGAACAGGTAAACCGCGGCGAAGTTATCTCCGACGGCCCGAGCGATCCACACGACATCCTGCGTCTGTTGGGTGTGAGCGCGCTGGCCAAGTACATCGTGAACGAGATCCAGGACGTTTACCGTCTGCAAGGCGTGAAGATCAACGATAAGCACATCGAGACCATCCTGCGTCAGATGCTGCGTAAAGTTGAAATCGCTGAATCCGGCGATTCCAGTTTCATCAAGGGCGACCAGATGGAATTGACTCACGTTCTGGTAGAGAACGAGCGTCTGGCTGGCGACGAGAAATTCGTTTCCAAGTTCACTCGCGTGCTGTTGGGTATCACCAAGGCGTCGTTGTCCACCGAATCGTTCATCTCGGCGGCTTCCTTCCAGGAAACCACTCGCGTACTGACCGAAGCGGCGGTAACCGGCAAGCGCGATTACCTGCGCGGCCTGAAAGAAAACGTGGTCGTGGGTCGTCTGATCCCGGCGGGTACCGGTCTGGCTTATCACAGCGAGCGTAAGCGCCGCCGTGATGCTGACAAACCGTTGCGCGTAAGCGCCAGTGAAGTGGAAGCTGCACTGACCGAAGCGCTGAACTCAAGCGGTAACTGA